From one Pan troglodytes isolate AG18354 chromosome 13, NHGRI_mPanTro3-v2.0_pri, whole genome shotgun sequence genomic stretch:
- the ZDBF2 gene encoding DBF4-type zinc finger-containing protein 2 isoform X3 produces the protein MERFLQDVLQHHPYHCQESSSTQDETHVNTGSSSEVVHLDDAFSEEEEEDEDKVEDEDATEERPSEVSEPIEELHSRPHKSQEGTQEVSVRPSVIQKLEKGQQQPLEFVHKIGASVKKCNLVDIGQATNNRSNLVRPPVICNAPASCLPESSNDRPVTANTTSLPPAAHLDSVSKCDPNKVEKYLEQPDGASRNPVPSSHVETTSFSYQKHKESNRKSLHMNSDKLVLWKDVKSQGKTLSAGLKFHERMGTKGSLRVKSPSKLAVNLNKTDMPSNKGIFEDTIAKNHEEFFSNMDCTQEEKHLVFNKTAFWEQKCSVSSEMKFECSSLQSASDQPQETAQDLNLWKEEQIDQEDNYESRGSEMSFDCSSSFHSLTDQSKVSAKEVNLSKEVRTDVQYKNNKSYVSKISSDCDDILHLVTNQSQMIVKEISLQNARHISLVDQSYESSSSETNFDCDASPQSTSDYPQQSVTEVNLPKEVHIGLVDKNYGSSSSEVSADSVFPLQSVVDRPPVAVTETKLRKKAHTSLVDNYGSSCSETSFDCDVSLESVVDHPQLTVKGRNLKGRQVHLKHKKRKPSSAKAHLDCDVSLGTVADESQRAVEKINLLKEKNADLMDMNCESHGPEMGFQADAQLADQSQVAEIEPQKVDVDLENKSIQSSRSSLSSDSPASLYHSAHDEPQEALDEVNLKELNIDMEVKSYDCSSSELTFDSDPPLLSVTEQSHLDAEGKERHIDLEDESCESDSSEITFDSDIPLYSVIDQPEVAVYEEETVDLESKSNESCVSEITFDSDIPLHSGNDHPEVAVKEVIQKEEYIHLERKNDEPSGSEISSDSHAPLHSVTNSPEVAVKKLNPQKEEQVHLENKENEPIDSEVSLDYNIIFHSVTGRSEDPIKEISLHTKEHMYLEHKSVFEASLDSDVPLQAATHKPEVIVKETWLQREKHAEFQGRSTEFSGSKTSLDSGVPHYSVTEPQVAVNKINRKKQYVLENKNDKCSGSEIILDSNVPPQSMTDQPQLAFLKEKHVNLKDKNSKSGDSKITFDSEQLQEAVKKIDQWKEEVIGLKNKINEPSTYKLIHHPDVSVQSVADQPKVAIKHVNLGNENHMYLEVKNSQYSCSEMNLDSGFLGQSIVNRPQITILEQEHIELEGKHNQCCGSEVSFDSDDPLQSVADRLRETVKEISLWKDEEVDTEDRRNEAKGFEIMYDSDVLQPVAGQPEEVVKEVSLWKEHVDLENKIVKPTDSRINFDSHEPLQSVTNKIPGANKEINLLREEHVCLDDKGYVPSDSEIIYVSNIPLQSVIKQPHILEEEHASLEDKSSNSCSPEESSDSNDSFQAAADELQKPVKEINLWKEDHIYLEDKSYKLGDFDVSYASHIPVQFVTDQSSVPVKEINLQKKDHNDLENKNCEVCGSEINCHSCVHLQSEVDQPQVSYKEADLQKEEHVVMEEKTDQPSDSEMMYDSDVPFQIVVNQFPGSVKETHLPKVVLVDLVPSDSDYEVISDDIPLQLVTDPPQLTVKDINCINTECIDIEDKSCDFFGSEVRCNCKASTPSMTNQCKETFKIINRKKDYIILGEPSCQSCGSEMNFNVDASDQSMTYESQGPDEKMVKYIDSEDKSCGYNGSKGKFNLEDTSHRTTHRLQKAHKEASLRKDTRNAGLKGKSCQSSASAVDFGASSKSVLYRRADKKKRSKLKHRDLEVSCEPDGFEMNFQCAPPLLSDTDQPQETVKKRHPCKKVSFDLKEKNRDSQSSSVPKVDSVRNLKKAKDVIEDNPDEPVLEALPHVPPSFVGKTWSQIMREDDIKINALVKEFREGRFHCYFDDDCETKKVSSKGKKKVTWADLQGKEDTAPTQAVSESDDIVCGISDIDDLSVALDKPCHRHPPAERPPKQKGRVASQCQTAKISHSTQTSCKNYPVMKRKIIRQEEDPPKSKCSRLQDDRKTKKKVKIGTVEFPASCTKVLKPMQPKALVCVLSSLNIKLKEGEGLPFPKMRHHSWDNDIRFICKYKRNIFDYYEPLIKQIVISPPLSVIVPEFERRNWVKIHFNRSNQNSSAGDNDADGQGSASAPLMAVPARYGFNSHQGTSDSSLFLEESKVLHAREVPKKRNFQLTFLNRDVVKISPKSVRNKLLESQSKKKIHGKRVTTSSNKLGFPKKVYKPIILQQKPRKASEKQSIWIRTKPSDIIRKYISKYSVFLRHRYQSKSAFLGRYLKKKKSVVSRLKKAKRTAKVLLNSSVPPAGAEELSSAIANPPPKRPVRASCRVARRRKKTDESYHGRQKGPSTPVRAYDLRSSSCLQQRERMMTRLANKLRGNEVK, from the exons ATGGAACGTTTCTTACAGGATGTACTGCAGCACCACCCATATCATTGTCAAGAGAGCAG TTCAACACAAGATGAGACACATGTGAATACTGGGTCATCGTCTGAAGTGGTGCATTTGGATGATGCTTTttctgaagaagaggaagaggatgagGATAAGGTTGAGGATGAGGATGCTACCGAAGAGAGACCATCCGAGGTTTCAGAACCTATTGAAGAGTTACATTCCAGACCTCATAAATCTCAGGAAGGCACGCAGGAGGTTTCAGTTCGACCATCAGTTATTCAAAAACTGGAGAAGGGACAGCAGCAGCCCTTGGAGTTTGTTCATAAAATTGGGGCCAGTGTGAAAAAATGTAACCTAGTAGATATTGGTCAGGCTACAAATAATAGAAGCAACTTGGTACGCCCCCCAGTGATTTGTAATGCTCCTGCTAGTTGTTTACCTGAAAGCTCTAACGATAGACCAGTTACAGCTAATACAACTAGTTTACCACCAGCAGCTCATTTGGATTCAGTTAGCAAATGTGACCCAAACAAAGTTGAGAAATATCTTGAACAGCCAGATGGGGCCTCTAGAAATCCTGTGCCATCATCCCATGTAGAAACTACTTCATTTTCTTATCAGAAACATAAAGAATCAAATAGGAAATCTTTACACATGAATTCAGATAAGTTGGTTTTGTGGAAAGATGTAAAATCTCAGGGTAAAACTTTATCAGCTGGCTTGAAATTCCATGAACGCATGGGTACTAAGGGCTCCTTAAGAGTTAAATCTCCTTCCAAATTAGCAGTAAACCTGAATAAAACTGACATGCCTTCTAATAAAGGAATCTTTGAAGATACTATTGCAAAGAACCATGAGGAATTCTTTTCTAACATGGATTGTACCCAAGAAGAAAAGCATTTGGTTTTTAACAAGACAGCCTTTTGGGAACAGAAGTGCTCAGTGAGTTCTGAAATGAAGTTTGAGTGTAGCTCTCTTCAGTCAGCATCTGATCAGCCCCAAGAGACTGCACAAGACTTAAATCTTTGGAAGGAGGAGCAAATTGACCAAGAAGATAACTATGAATCTAGAGGTTCAGAAATGAGTTTTGATTGCAGTTCCTCTTTTCATTCACTGACTGACCAATCTAAAGTGAGTGCCAAAGAAGTAAACCTTTCCAAGGAAGTACGTACTGATGTACAGTATAAGAATAATAAATCTTATGTTTCTAAAATAAGTTCTGATTGTGATGACATTCTTCACTTGGTTACCAACCAATCCCAAATGATTGTTAAAGAAATAAGTCTTCAGAATGCAAGGCATATTAGCCTGGTTGACCAAAGCTATGAATCTAGTAGTTCTGAAACGAATTTTGATTGTGATGCTTCACCTCAGTCCACTAGTGACTACCCCCAACAATCTGTAACAGAAGTAAACCTTCCTAAGGAAGTGCACATTGGTTTGGTTGATAAGAACTATGGTTCCAGTAGCTCTGAAGTAAGTGCTGATTCTGTTTTCCCACTGCAGTCAGTGGTTGACCGACCCCCAGTGGCTGTCACAGAAACAAAACTTCGGAAGAAGGCTCATACCAGCTTGGTTGATAACTATGGATCGAGTTGTTCTGAAACAAGTTTTGATTGTGATGTTTCTCTTGAGTCAGTAGTTGATCATCCCCAACTGACTGTCAAAGGAAGAAACCTGAAAGGTAGACAAGTCCACCTAAAACATAAGAAGCGTAAACCCAGTAGTGCTAAAGCACATCTTGATTGTGATGTCTCACTTGGGACAGTTGCAGATGAATCCCAGAGGGCTGTTGAAAAGATAAATCTTCTGAAGGAGAAGAATGCTGACCTTATGGATATGAACTGTGAATCCCATGGTCCTGAAATGGGTTTTCAGGCTGATGCTCAATTAGCTGACCAGTCTCAAGTAGCCGAAATAGAGCCTCAGAAAGTGGATGTTGACCTTGAGAATAAGAGTATTCAGTCGAGCCGTTCTTCTCTGAGTTCTGATTCTCCGGCTTCTCTTTATCATTCAGCTCATGATGAGCCTCAAGAAGCTTTGGATGAAGTAAATCTTAAAGAGTTAAATATTGACATGGAAGTTAAGAGCTATGATTGCTCCAGCTCTGAGTTGACTTTTGATTCTGACCCGCCTCTTCTGTCAGTTACTGAGCAGTCTCATCTGGATGCTGAAGGAAAAGAACGGCACATTGACCTGGAAGATGAGAGCTGTGAGTCAGATAGTTCTGAAATAACTTTTGATTCTGATATTCCTCTTTATTCAGTAATTGACCAACCTGAAGTAGCTGTTTATGAGGAAGAAACTGTTGATCTGGAAAGTAAAAGTAATGAATCTTGTGTCTCTGAAATAACTTTTGATTCTGATATTCCTCTTCATTCAGGAAATGATCACCCTGAAGTAGCTGTTAAAGAAGTAATTCAGAAAGAAGAGTACATTCACTTAGAAAGGAAGAATGATGAACCCAGTGGTTCTGAAATAAGTTCGGATTCCCATGCCCCTCTTCATTCAGTGACTAATTCTCCCGAAGTAGCTGTTAAAAAGCTAAATCCTCAAAAAGAAGAGCAGGTACActtagaaaataaggaaaatgaaccTATTGATTCTGAAGTAAGTTTGGATTATAATATCATTTTTCATTCAGTGACTGGACGTTCTGAAGATCCCATTAAAGAAATAAGCCTTCACACAAAAGAGCACATGTACTTAGAACATAAGAGTGTTTTTGAAGCAAGTTTGGATTCTGATGTCCCTCTTCAGGCAGCAACTCACAAACCTGAAGTAATTGTCAAAGAAACATGGCTTCAAAGAGAAAAGCACGCTGAATTCCAAGGTAGAAGTACTGAATTCAGTGGTTCAAAAACAAGTTTAGATTCTGGTGTCCCTCATTATTCAGTAACTGAACCTCAAGTAGCTGttaacaaaataaacagaaagaagcaATATGTTCTAGAAAACAAGAATGATAAATGTAGTGGTTCTGAAATAATTTTGGATTCTAATGTTCCACCTCAGTCAATGACTGACCAACCTCAACTAGcttttttgaaggaaaaacatGTTAATCTGAAGGACAAAAACAGTAAATCAGGTGATTCTAAAATAACTTTTGATTCTGAACAACTTCAGGAAGCGGTTaaaaaaatagaccaatggaaggaAGAGGTTATTGGCCTGAAAAATAAGATTAATGAACCTAGTACTTATAAATTAATACATCATCCTGATGTTTCTGTCCAGTCTGTGGCTGATCAACCCAAAGTAGCTATTAAACATGTAAACCTTGGGAATGAAAACCATATGTACTTGGAAGTTAAGAACAGCCAATATAGTTGTTCAGAAATGAATTTGGATTCTGGTTTCTTGGGTCAGTCAATAGTCAATCGACCTCAAATAACTATTTTGGAGCAGGAGCACATTGAACTGGAAGGTAAGCACAATCAATGTTGTGGTTCTGAAGTAAGTTTTGATTCTGATGACCCTCTTCAGTCAGTGGCTGACCGGCTGAGAGAAACCGTTAAAGAAATAAGCCTTTGGAAGGATGAAGAAGTTGACACGGAAGATAGGAGAAATGAAGCTAAGGGTTTTGAAATTATGTATGATTCTGATGTTCTTCAGCCAGTGGCTGGCCAACCTGAAGAAGTAGTTAAGGAGGTCAGTCTTTGGAAAGAGCATGTTGACTTGGAAAATAAGATTGTCAAACCTACAGATTCCAGAATAAATTTTGATTCTCATGAACCCCTTCAGTCCGTAACTAATAAAATTCCAGGGGcgaataaagaaataaatcttttGAGGGAGGAACATGTTTGTCTGGATGATAAGGGCTATGTGCCCAGtgattctgaaataatttatgtttcaAATATCCCTCTTCAGTCAGTGATAAAACAACCACACATTTTGGAAGAGGAGCATGCCAGTCTGGAAGATAAGAGCAGTAATTCTTGTAGTCCTGAAGAAAGTTCTGATTCCAATGACTCTTTTCAGGCAGCAGCAGATGAGCTTCAAAAACCTGtcaaagaaataaatctttgGAAGGAAGACCATATTTACCTGGAAGATAAGAGCTATAAATTAGGTGATTTTGATGTAAGTTATGCTTCTCATATTCCTGTTCAGTTTGTGACTGATCAATCTTCTGTACCTGTCAAAGAAATAAACTTGCAAAAGAAGGATCATAATGATCTAGAAAATAAGAACTGTGAAGTCTGTGGTTCTGAAATAAATTGTCATTCTTGTGTTCATCTTCAGTCAGAAGTTGACCAACCTCAAGTGTCTTACAAAGAGGCAGACCTTCAGAAGGAAGAGCATGTTGTCATGGAAGAAAAGACCGATCAACCTAGTGATTCAGAAATGATGTATGATTCTGATGTTCCTTTTCAAATAGTAGTTAACCAATTTCCAGGATCAGTCAAAGAAACCCACCTTCCAAAGGTGGTACTTGTGGATCTGGTGCCCAGTGATAGTGATTATGAAGTAATTTCAGATGATATTCCCCTTCAGTTAGTGACTGACCCACCTCAGTTGACTGTCAAAGATATCAACTGTATAAATACAGAATGTATTGATATAGAAGATAAGAGCTGTGACTTTTTTGGTTCTGAAGTCAGATGTAATTGTAAAGCCTCTACTCCCTCAATGACAAACCAATGCAAAGAGACTTTCAAAATAATAAACCGGAAGAAGGACTATATTATTCTGGGAGAGCCAAGTTGTCAATCTTGTGGTTCTGAAATGAATTTTAATGTTGATGCCTCTGATCAGTCCATGACTTACGAGTCACAAGGACCTGATGAGAAAATGGTGAAATATATTGATTCAGAAGATAAGAGCTGTGGATATAATGGTTCTAAAGGAAAATTTAATTTGGAAGACACTTCTCATCGAACGACTCACCGACTGCAGAAAGCTCACAAAGAAGCCAGCCTTCGGAAAGATACAAGAAATGCTGGCCTAAAAGGTAAGAGCTGTCAGTCTAGTGCTTCTGCAGTGGATTTTGGTGCCTCTTCCAAGTCAGTGCTCTATCGAAGGGCTGATAAAAAAAAACGTTCGAAGCTAAAACATAGAGATCTAGAAGTGAGCTGTGAACCGGATGGTTTTGAGATGAATTTTCAGTGTGCTCCCCCTCTTCTGTCTGATACTGATCAGCCTCAAGAAACTGTTAAGAAAAGACACCCTTGTAAGAAGGTATCTTTtgacttgaaagaaaagaaccgTGATTCCCAGTCAAGCTCTGTTCCCAAGGTTGATTCTGTAAGGAACCTGAAAAAAGCAAAGGATGTCATAGAAGATAATCCTGATGAACCAGTTCTTGAAGCCTTGCCTCATGTACCTCCTTCATTTGTGGGGAAAACATGGTCTCAGATAATGAGAGAAGATGACATAAAAATTAATGCTCTGGTGAAGGAGTTTAGGGAAGGTCGTTTCCACTGTTACTTTGATGATGACTGTGAGACCAAAAAAGTTTCTtcgaaggggaaaaaaaaggttaCCTGGGCTGACTTGCAAGGTAAGGAGGACACTGCACCAACTCAAGCTGTGTCAGAGAGTGATGATATTGTCTGTGGTATTTCAGATATTGATGACTTGTCAGTGGCCTTAGATAAACCATGCCATCGTCATCCTCCAGCAGAGAGGCCTCCTAAGCAAAAGGGGCGTGTGGCTTCTCAATGCCAGACAGCGAAAATCAGCCATAGTACTCAGACCAGTTGTAAGAATTACCcagtgatgaaaagaaaaataattagacaaGAGGAAGACCCACCAAAAAGTAAGTGTTCACGTTTACAGGATGacagaaaaaccaaaaagaaagtcAAAATTGGGACAGTTGAATTTCCTGCATCATGTACTAAAGTTTTGAAGCCTATGCAACCCAAAGCCTTAGTCtgtgttctttcttctttaaatattaaactgAAGGAGGGTGAAGGCCTTCCTTTCCCTAAAATGAGGCACCATAGTTGGGATAATGATATTCggtttatatgcaaatataaacGGAATATCTTTGATTATTATGAGCCCTTGATTAAGCAAATTGTAATTAGTCCTCCCCTGAGTGTAATAGTACCAGAGTTTGAGAGGCGTAACTgggttaaaattcattttaataggAGCAACCAAAACTCCAGTGCAGGAGATAATGATGCTGATGGACAAGGCTCTGCTTCAGCGCCTTTAATGGCAGTGCCGGCAAGATATGGATTTAATTCACATCAGGGAACCAGTGACTCTTCTCTGTTTCTGGAAGAATCAAAGGTTCTGCATGCTCGTGAGgttccaaagaaaagaaatttccagCTAACATTTTTAAATCGTGATGTTGTCAAAATCTCTCCAAAATCAGTTAGAAATAAGCTTTTGGAAAgtcaaagtaaaaagaaaattcatggaAAGAGAGTGACAACTAGTAGTAATAAGCTAGGTTTTCCCAAAAAGGTTTATAAACCAATTATTCTCCAGCAAAAACCCAGAAAAGCTTCAGAGAAACAGTCAATTTGGATTCGGACCAAACCAAGTGATATCATTAGAAAGTATATTTCGAAATACTCTGTCTTTTTACGTCATAGATATCAGTCCAAGAGCGCTTTTCTTGGAAGgtatctgaagaagaaaaaatctgTTGTCAGTAGGCTAAAGAAGGCGAAGAGAACAGCTAAAGTGCTTTTGAACTCTTCAGTTCCACCAGCTGGTGCCGAAGAGCTGTCAAGCGCTATCGCAAATCCTCCTCCAAAGCGACCTGTGCGGGCTTCTTGCCGCGTtgcaagaaggaggaagaagactGATGAAAGCTACCATGGCCGACAGAAAGGTCCTTCTACACCTGTGAGAGCATATGATCTGAGAAGCTCATCTTGTTTACAACAACGTGAGAGAATGATGACTCGGCTAGCAAACAAACTGAGAGGTAATGAGGTAAAATAG